A stretch of the Marivirga tractuosa DSM 4126 genome encodes the following:
- a CDS encoding tetratricopeptide repeat protein — translation MKNYILLLLIPIIFACSNKEQRQESLIQKGYQSLEQGQEKQAFNYFESAIDINEENASAWNGLGVAHYQNGHPYEAVQAFNKAVQYKPDYTRAYYNRSNAFYQTGEYYRALDDLEPVLEDYQDSAFAHMAHGLALVGLENYPEAKISFDKALSLNPENAEIHTNLAAVDYYQKNNEAAVIHLENALKLNPEEANAWNLLALIQSEQELYESALESVNKALKLQPGQPYFLNNKGYILTFMGKYEQAYEDLRKSIVRDENNPYVYRNLGILALKQKDYEEAIRQFENAYKRKSDLASLNYYRGEAFRLSDEMDKACEAYKKSQELEEEKGIKAYQQFCK, via the coding sequence ATGAAAAACTACATACTATTGCTTCTTATTCCTATCATTTTTGCTTGTTCAAACAAAGAGCAGAGGCAAGAAAGTCTAATTCAAAAAGGCTATCAGTCTTTAGAGCAAGGTCAAGAAAAACAAGCATTTAATTATTTTGAAAGTGCCATTGATATCAATGAAGAGAATGCCTCTGCCTGGAATGGATTGGGTGTAGCACATTATCAAAATGGTCATCCTTATGAAGCTGTTCAAGCTTTTAACAAAGCAGTCCAGTATAAACCAGATTATACAAGAGCATATTATAATAGAAGCAATGCCTTCTATCAAACGGGTGAATATTATAGGGCATTGGATGATTTAGAACCTGTTTTGGAAGATTATCAAGATTCAGCATTTGCTCATATGGCGCATGGTTTGGCTTTAGTGGGTTTAGAAAATTATCCTGAAGCAAAAATCTCCTTTGATAAGGCTTTATCCTTAAATCCGGAAAATGCTGAAATCCACACAAATTTGGCAGCGGTGGATTATTATCAAAAGAATAATGAAGCTGCAGTTATCCACTTGGAAAATGCCTTGAAGCTTAATCCAGAAGAAGCAAATGCATGGAATTTATTGGCATTGATCCAATCAGAACAGGAATTATATGAGTCTGCATTGGAATCGGTCAACAAAGCCCTGAAATTACAACCTGGCCAGCCTTATTTTCTCAATAATAAGGGATATATCTTAACTTTCATGGGAAAGTATGAACAAGCTTATGAAGATTTAAGAAAAAGCATCGTAAGGGATGAAAATAATCCTTACGTCTATAGAAATTTAGGGATTTTAGCTTTGAAGCAGAAGGATTACGAAGAAGCCATCCGTCAGTTTGAAAATGCTTATAAGCGAAAAAGTGACTTAGCCTCACTAAATTACTATAGAGGAGAAGCGTTCCGATTATCAGATGAAATGGATAAAGCATGTGAAGCCTACAAAAAATCTCAAGAATTAGAAGAAGAGAAAGGAATTAAAGCCTATCAACAATTCTGCAAATAA
- a CDS encoding TonB-dependent receptor domain-containing protein has product MFNTSKIFLKVLILTVLGFSSQASWAQNTTISGKLIDGKTEAPLAYANVSVFDNNDELVTGTVTPESGVFQLQVERGEYTLRIQFISYQTINRKLNANQNSIDLGTIELSEDVNQLSEVEVVAKRPQMEMKLDKRVFNVSEDLSNIGSNAESLLDNLPSVTVDIEGNVSLRGSGNVRILIDGRPSGLVGISGGSALRQIQADQIERVEVITNPSARYEAEGNAGIINIIMKKEKKGGFNGSVSTNLGYPIIGGVNSNVNYRKGNINLFGAYGITYRENFGGGYIDQEFTPEDTTYSTYVDRQRERSGISQNARFGLDYSFNENTTLTGSFLYRISDENNLSYNYYDDYNGINRDTRELVRRSVRIQDEKEDEEVLEYELNFTKTFGGDDDHKFTADFQYRNNTETEDSDLRNERFIISQNQFVDSIQQRSLIDEFSENILMQANYVKPIGENRSFETGWRSTLRTITNEYEVTQNVEGQEADSVLSDFTNDFIYNENVHALYAIYNSEFNKFTYQLGLRAELTDITTRLKSPVDTTNARDYLNLFPSVFMTYEFTKLHSLQASYSRRFDRPGFRSLNPFSNFNDDRNIRIGNPNLNPEFTDSYEVGLVNNFNDATLYSGLYYRRTTGVTERINTVIDGITYAQPQNLAERNSIGIENNYSHDLNDWWRLNGNLNVFYSETYGVVDEQVFQAETFTASGRATSQMSFDNDFNFQLSAFYRAPQQTTQGTRKAFYMVDLGFSKDVLDKKGTLALNVRDLLNSRKWRTTTSGEDFYYESEFQWRTTTVTLSFDYRINSNKRNKEKGREGGDYEGGGDEY; this is encoded by the coding sequence ATGTTCAATACAAGTAAAATTTTTCTGAAAGTATTAATTCTGACTGTATTAGGTTTCAGTTCCCAAGCCTCTTGGGCACAAAATACAACCATTAGCGGTAAACTGATTGATGGGAAAACCGAAGCGCCACTGGCCTACGCCAATGTAAGCGTTTTTGATAATAATGATGAACTGGTGACCGGAACGGTCACACCAGAATCAGGAGTTTTTCAATTGCAAGTGGAAAGAGGAGAGTACACCTTAAGAATTCAGTTTATATCTTATCAAACGATCAATAGAAAATTAAATGCCAATCAAAATAGCATAGATTTAGGTACTATTGAGCTAAGTGAAGATGTCAATCAGTTATCAGAAGTAGAGGTGGTTGCTAAAAGACCACAAATGGAAATGAAGCTGGATAAAAGAGTTTTTAATGTCAGCGAAGATCTTAGTAACATTGGAAGTAATGCGGAATCCTTATTAGATAATCTCCCTAGCGTTACGGTAGATATCGAAGGAAATGTTTCTTTAAGAGGAAGCGGAAATGTAAGAATTTTAATAGATGGTCGTCCATCAGGTTTAGTAGGTATCAGTGGTGGGTCCGCATTAAGACAGATACAAGCTGATCAAATTGAAAGAGTAGAGGTCATTACCAATCCATCTGCACGTTATGAGGCTGAAGGAAATGCAGGAATCATTAATATTATCATGAAGAAAGAGAAAAAAGGTGGTTTTAATGGAAGTGTAAGTACAAACCTGGGGTATCCTATAATTGGTGGAGTAAATAGCAACGTCAACTACAGAAAAGGAAACATTAACCTCTTTGGTGCATACGGGATAACCTACCGAGAGAATTTTGGAGGTGGCTACATTGATCAAGAATTTACCCCTGAAGACACCACCTATTCCACCTATGTTGACAGACAGAGAGAAAGAAGTGGTATTTCTCAAAATGCAAGATTTGGATTAGATTATAGTTTCAATGAAAATACTACTTTAACGGGTTCCTTCCTTTATAGAATTTCTGATGAAAACAATTTGAGCTATAATTATTACGATGATTATAACGGCATTAATAGGGATACTCGAGAATTGGTAAGACGTTCTGTTAGAATTCAAGATGAAAAAGAAGACGAGGAAGTATTGGAATATGAATTAAATTTCACCAAAACTTTCGGAGGTGATGATGACCATAAATTTACCGCTGATTTTCAATACCGAAATAATACAGAAACTGAAGATTCAGATTTAAGAAATGAAAGATTTATAATTTCTCAGAATCAATTCGTTGATAGTATTCAACAACGATCTTTGATTGACGAGTTTTCAGAGAACATCTTAATGCAGGCTAATTATGTTAAGCCTATAGGTGAAAACAGATCATTTGAGACTGGTTGGAGAAGTACACTCAGAACCATCACGAATGAATATGAAGTAACCCAGAATGTTGAGGGACAGGAAGCGGATAGTGTTTTAAGCGATTTTACCAATGATTTTATTTACAATGAGAATGTGCATGCCTTATATGCCATTTATAATAGTGAATTCAATAAGTTTACTTACCAACTCGGACTAAGAGCAGAGTTAACTGATATCACAACTCGTTTAAAATCTCCTGTAGACACTACTAATGCCAGAGATTACTTAAATCTATTTCCTAGTGTTTTTATGACTTATGAATTCACTAAATTACATTCTTTGCAGGCTAGTTATAGCAGAAGGTTTGACCGTCCAGGCTTCAGATCCCTAAACCCATTTTCTAATTTTAATGATGATAGGAACATAAGAATTGGTAATCCTAATTTGAACCCAGAGTTTACGGATTCCTATGAAGTGGGATTGGTAAATAATTTTAACGATGCAACGCTTTACAGTGGTCTGTATTATAGAAGAACTACTGGAGTAACCGAACGCATCAATACAGTGATCGATGGAATAACTTATGCGCAACCGCAAAATTTAGCTGAAAGAAATTCAATAGGTATCGAAAATAATTACTCTCATGACTTGAATGATTGGTGGCGATTAAATGGAAATTTAAATGTCTTCTATTCAGAGACTTATGGTGTAGTAGATGAACAAGTTTTTCAAGCAGAAACCTTTACAGCATCCGGAAGAGCTACTTCTCAAATGAGTTTTGATAATGATTTCAATTTTCAATTAAGTGCATTTTACCGAGCACCGCAACAGACTACTCAAGGAACTAGAAAGGCTTTTTATATGGTGGATTTGGGTTTTAGTAAGGATGTGTTGGATAAGAAGGGGACATTGGCATTGAATGTCAGAGATTTATTGAATTCCAGAAAATGGAGAACCACAACCTCAGGTGAAGATTTCTATTATGAATCAGAGTTTCAGTGGAGAACTACAACTGTAACGCTTTCATTCGATTACAGAATCAATTCCAATAAAAGAAATAAAGAAAAAGGTAGAGAAGGCGGTGATTATGAAGGCGGAGGAGATGAATATTAA
- a CDS encoding sensor histidine kinase gives MRLITKIVLIFLGLSLIVFIIGALVTVQIISNEVKKEERWFLQERLRSTEKYIEKREPTKDIIRDKVIILPKEDSIETDNIIFSDTIVYHSTLERPEKHNKLDVGKKINGRFYKITLYDIIIEQDDIVDGVIESLVKTYILLLVVVLLGSWLLSRRLLKPFEDTLSAIRKFDIKENESFELPETGTKEFKRLNAFIDQMSRKVLADYQSLKEFTENASHEIQTPISIAKGKLELLQDGDLNEEQKQLVSEASKSLSNLSKLGNTLTLLAKIDNQEFEQKESVDVSHTLEDLLAEYEELIYLKGITLSKKTEADIEWNIHPVLLEILITNLLNNAIKHNLSEGGFIKVYLENNQLIIENSGKPLNYKPELLFARFKKGNQSSSSLGLGLAIIQKICIVSGLKINYINKEQLHQITIERQ, from the coding sequence ATGAGATTAATTACCAAAATAGTATTGATATTCCTTGGGCTGTCATTGATTGTATTTATAATTGGCGCGCTAGTAACAGTACAAATTATTTCCAATGAAGTAAAAAAAGAAGAACGATGGTTTCTACAAGAAAGGCTAAGATCCACTGAAAAATACATTGAAAAAAGAGAGCCTACTAAAGATATAATTCGGGATAAAGTCATCATTTTACCCAAAGAAGATTCCATTGAAACTGATAATATTATTTTTTCTGACACAATAGTCTATCACAGCACATTAGAGAGGCCAGAGAAACACAATAAATTAGATGTAGGTAAAAAAATTAATGGAAGATTTTATAAGATTACCCTTTACGATATTATTATAGAGCAAGACGACATAGTAGATGGCGTAATTGAGTCATTGGTGAAAACCTATATTCTTTTGTTAGTAGTGGTGCTGTTAGGCAGTTGGCTGCTTTCAAGAAGGTTGTTGAAGCCATTTGAAGATACACTTTCGGCAATCAGAAAGTTTGATATAAAGGAAAATGAGTCATTCGAATTGCCTGAAACAGGAACAAAGGAATTTAAAAGGTTGAATGCTTTTATTGATCAAATGTCACGAAAAGTATTGGCAGATTATCAATCTTTGAAAGAATTTACCGAAAATGCCAGTCATGAAATTCAAACACCCATAAGTATTGCCAAAGGGAAATTGGAGCTTTTACAAGACGGAGACTTAAATGAAGAACAGAAGCAATTAGTGAGTGAGGCTTCTAAAAGTTTATCTAATTTATCAAAATTAGGAAATACCTTAACACTCTTGGCAAAAATTGATAATCAAGAATTTGAGCAAAAAGAAAGTGTTGATGTTAGCCATACGCTGGAAGATTTACTAGCTGAGTATGAAGAACTGATTTATTTAAAAGGCATTACGTTAAGCAAAAAAACAGAAGCTGACATTGAATGGAACATTCATCCAGTGCTGCTAGAAATTTTGATTACGAACCTTTTAAACAATGCAATAAAGCATAATCTATCTGAGGGTGGTTTCATAAAAGTCTATTTAGAAAATAATCAACTTATAATTGAAAATTCTGGAAAACCCCTAAACTATAAACCAGAGCTACTTTTTGCCCGATTTAAAAAAGGAAACCAAAGTAGTTCATCTTTAGGTCTTGGTTTAGCAATTATTCAAAAAATCTGTATAGTTAGCGGTTTAAAAATAAATTATATCAATAAAGAACAGCTACATCAAATTACCATTGAAAGACAGTAG
- a CDS encoding response regulator transcription factor produces MKVLIVEDQIELAKNIEEYLKKEGFQTSVAPDFFTATDKLAAYEYDVVIIDLMLPDGNGMDLLYSLRANRKSIGTLILSAKNSIDDKVRGLDAGADDYLGKPFHLLELASRLKAIYRTRKQESSNVIELDKILIDTDKKEVKVGNQFLDLTKKEYEMLLFFANNAKRVLTKQNIAEHLWGDFIDQSDSFDFVYQHIKNLRKKIQKATGSDLLETVYGVGYKLKKL; encoded by the coding sequence ATGAAAGTATTAATTGTAGAAGACCAGATAGAACTAGCAAAGAATATTGAAGAATACCTTAAAAAAGAAGGCTTTCAAACAAGTGTTGCCCCAGATTTCTTTACGGCTACCGATAAATTGGCGGCCTATGAATATGATGTGGTCATCATTGATTTAATGTTACCAGATGGAAATGGAATGGATTTACTTTATTCATTAAGAGCCAACAGAAAAAGTATCGGTACATTAATCTTATCAGCTAAAAATTCTATTGATGACAAAGTTCGAGGACTAGATGCAGGTGCAGATGATTATTTGGGGAAACCATTTCACCTACTCGAATTAGCCTCCAGATTAAAAGCGATTTACAGAACTAGAAAGCAAGAAAGCAGCAACGTAATTGAATTAGATAAAATTTTGATTGATACAGATAAAAAGGAGGTGAAAGTTGGAAATCAATTTCTTGATTTGACAAAAAAGGAATATGAAATGCTGTTATTTTTTGCCAATAATGCCAAGAGAGTGTTAACCAAACAGAATATTGCAGAGCACCTTTGGGGAGATTTTATTGATCAAAGCGATTCCTTTGATTTTGTATATCAACATATTAAAAACTTAAGAAAGAAAATTCAAAAAGCAACAGGATCAGATTTATTGGAGACTGTGTATGGAGTAGGCTATAAGCTCAAAAAATTATAA
- a CDS encoding PAS domain-containing hybrid sensor histidine kinase/response regulator: MKANDLSIARELEESNQRLLKAQQLAQIGNWEANVNSGDIHWSAVVFDIFECDPTSYQPTITSFKEMVHPEDEAIVYEEDVKAFKTGYFNLVHRIITKKGNVKYVHEIASKVESGNELIYRGTIQDITQLKETENALAKEKKRLDLIISSSNLGTYDWDNTKASYIINEYYANALGYSYDELKQLSLTKWSDLVHPEDMDVMTNFFDNQKDKPVIHYEFEIRLKHKEGHWIWVLNNGRVEGLKPGLMPIYQSGIILEISERKKAEKELDRTKALLLQTNSITKTGGWSWNLITGEIEWTENTRSICEVEENYQPSYEGVFDFVVDSARVENLKSTLEESFQKHQQFDLELQVRSGKGNVFWARIIGIPEISDNKVQRLYGTIQNIDDQKKNEFQLQEKTKQYNELVENIPIGVYKLNRNGELNYMSPPFKKMIGVEGRDIDTNDFAHDIVHPEDLELFLKANNYALDNYQYFNLEFRIVVKGQTKWVKATSQPSKDLDGNWYWFGTLSDITQRKNTELKVQENERQLQNIISSMNEALLFYDSKGIIRSMNDSAAKILELDKFEVVGKRLMSTPIKLLDVNGNFISAEQHPVAIALEEKKSLNDVTVQLLNTKTEKTIWIAANIKIIEEEDAQWALVTFNDISNRVKSEKQLLEAKKSAEAANQAKSTFLANMSHEIRTPLNGVIGFSDLLRKTNLNILQTDYTQHIYNSAHSLLGIINDILDFSKIEAGKLKLQMEEINGLELVESAVSFITFQASQKNLELLIEYDPDVPIYFEADELRLRQILINLLGNAVKFTESGNIALKVTKLHKEDKLKFEVIDTGIGISAKQQKNIFRAFEQADVSTTRKFGGSGLGLTISNKLLKMMQSRLHLESEVNKGSNFSFSIAVTKSAKTLEQNKIEKPLRKLQKLLVVDDNLLQIRAFKKILNALNVKVDYCQSAVEAHKKISDKKDYDLIIIDEEMPNINGLELLSMLKERNLLGNCSVIFLHKHIESEFFYSKYVDEPDMFKLPKPVLPSKLLELIYQIDTGVLRGDALIEEDSTPELGFHLNKILIAEDNEVNKFLIFRILENALPESELIHAENGEKAIEEFKKHRPDLVLMDIQMPVLSGIEASEIIRTLEDPDTKTPIIALSAGVLKEEKENALAAGIDDFLEKPLIQDDLLKTLEKLKLGGRIKSKQPVKEQSHKLMIFNKEELLKRLNHNDAHYISFITLAQENMKTFERQVNETIEIENLQALRNVLHKLKGTALAACFENLALLIDQFDRPSFYNKKVTQYMKSKIIPELHKLIKILQEEK; this comes from the coding sequence ATGAAAGCAAACGATTTATCCATTGCTCGTGAACTGGAGGAAAGCAACCAACGATTACTAAAAGCGCAGCAATTAGCTCAAATAGGAAATTGGGAAGCCAATGTAAACTCTGGTGACATCCACTGGTCTGCTGTTGTTTTTGATATTTTTGAATGTGATCCTACCTCCTATCAACCCACCATTACTTCGTTTAAAGAAATGGTTCATCCTGAAGATGAGGCTATCGTTTATGAAGAAGATGTAAAAGCTTTTAAAACTGGTTATTTTAATCTTGTTCATAGAATCATTACTAAAAAGGGAAATGTAAAATATGTTCATGAGATTGCTTCTAAGGTTGAAAGTGGTAATGAACTCATTTATAGAGGCACCATCCAAGATATAACTCAACTTAAAGAAACTGAAAATGCCCTAGCTAAAGAAAAAAAGAGGTTGGACCTGATTATTTCTAGTAGTAACCTCGGAACTTACGACTGGGACAACACTAAGGCGTCATATATCATAAATGAATATTATGCAAATGCGCTAGGATATAGCTATGATGAATTAAAGCAACTTAGTTTAACTAAGTGGTCTGATTTGGTACACCCTGAGGATATGGATGTAATGACTAATTTTTTTGATAATCAGAAAGATAAACCCGTTATCCATTATGAATTTGAAATCAGGCTAAAGCATAAAGAAGGACATTGGATTTGGGTTTTAAATAATGGAAGAGTAGAAGGTCTGAAACCGGGACTGATGCCAATCTATCAATCTGGTATCATACTGGAAATTTCTGAACGCAAAAAAGCCGAAAAAGAATTAGATAGAACCAAAGCTTTACTTTTACAAACCAATTCAATAACCAAAACCGGGGGCTGGAGTTGGAATTTAATCACAGGCGAAATCGAATGGACTGAAAATACAAGAAGTATTTGTGAAGTAGAAGAAAACTACCAGCCAAGCTATGAAGGTGTGTTCGATTTCGTAGTAGATAGTGCTAGGGTAGAAAATCTTAAATCAACGCTGGAGGAAAGTTTTCAGAAGCATCAACAGTTCGATTTAGAATTGCAAGTGCGCTCAGGAAAAGGAAATGTATTTTGGGCCCGAATAATCGGAATTCCAGAAATTTCTGATAATAAGGTTCAAAGACTTTATGGGACAATTCAAAATATTGATGACCAAAAGAAGAACGAATTTCAATTACAGGAGAAAACGAAGCAGTACAATGAACTAGTTGAGAATATTCCCATTGGGGTTTACAAACTCAATAGAAATGGGGAGCTGAACTATATGAGTCCACCCTTTAAGAAGATGATTGGAGTTGAAGGCAGAGATATAGATACCAATGATTTTGCCCACGATATAGTACACCCAGAGGACTTAGAATTATTTTTAAAAGCGAATAATTATGCTTTAGACAACTATCAATATTTCAATTTAGAGTTTCGCATTGTTGTAAAAGGTCAAACCAAGTGGGTAAAGGCAACTTCACAGCCTAGCAAAGACCTAGATGGAAACTGGTATTGGTTCGGAACGCTGTCTGATATTACTCAAAGGAAAAACACAGAACTCAAAGTTCAAGAAAATGAAAGGCAATTACAGAACATTATCAGTTCAATGAATGAAGCTTTGCTATTTTACGATAGCAAAGGAATTATTCGCTCCATGAATGACAGTGCAGCCAAGATTCTTGAACTAGACAAGTTTGAAGTGGTGGGCAAACGTCTAATGAGTACTCCAATTAAACTTTTAGATGTTAATGGAAATTTTATTTCAGCTGAACAGCATCCAGTAGCAATTGCATTAGAAGAAAAGAAATCACTTAATGATGTTACAGTTCAACTACTCAATACGAAAACTGAAAAAACAATATGGATAGCTGCAAACATCAAGATAATAGAAGAAGAAGATGCGCAGTGGGCTCTTGTTACTTTCAATGATATTAGCAATAGAGTAAAGTCTGAAAAACAACTTTTAGAAGCTAAAAAATCAGCAGAAGCTGCTAATCAAGCCAAATCTACATTCTTAGCCAATATGAGCCATGAAATCAGAACTCCCCTAAATGGCGTAATTGGTTTTTCTGATCTTTTGAGGAAGACTAATTTAAATATTCTCCAAACTGATTATACCCAACATATTTATAATTCAGCGCATTCGCTCCTCGGCATTATCAATGATATTCTGGATTTCTCAAAAATAGAGGCAGGAAAATTAAAACTGCAAATGGAGGAAATCAATGGCTTAGAGCTGGTAGAATCAGCCGTCAGTTTTATTACATTTCAAGCCTCACAAAAAAACCTGGAACTTTTGATTGAGTACGACCCTGATGTCCCAATCTATTTTGAAGCAGATGAATTGAGACTTAGACAAATTCTAATCAACTTATTGGGAAATGCTGTCAAATTTACAGAAAGTGGCAACATCGCGCTCAAAGTAACTAAGCTTCACAAAGAGGACAAACTGAAGTTTGAAGTAATAGATACAGGTATTGGCATTTCAGCGAAACAGCAGAAAAATATATTTCGCGCATTTGAGCAAGCAGATGTTTCCACTACGCGGAAATTTGGAGGTTCTGGTTTGGGGCTCACTATTTCAAATAAATTATTGAAAATGATGCAGAGCCGATTGCATCTTGAAAGTGAAGTGAACAAGGGAAGTAATTTTAGTTTTTCAATCGCTGTAACAAAATCAGCAAAAACCTTAGAGCAGAATAAAATTGAGAAGCCCCTTAGAAAGCTTCAAAAGCTACTAGTGGTAGATGATAACTTACTGCAAATTCGAGCTTTCAAGAAGATTTTGAATGCTTTAAATGTCAAAGTAGACTACTGTCAATCAGCAGTTGAGGCGCACAAAAAAATATCGGATAAAAAGGACTATGATCTGATTATTATTGATGAGGAGATGCCCAATATTAATGGTCTTGAATTACTTAGCATGTTGAAGGAGCGAAATTTGTTAGGAAACTGCTCTGTAATTTTTTTACATAAACATATTGAAAGTGAATTCTTCTATTCTAAATATGTAGATGAACCAGATATGTTTAAACTGCCTAAACCCGTGCTCCCATCTAAACTATTGGAATTAATATATCAGATAGATACAGGAGTTTTACGTGGAGATGCGTTGATAGAAGAAGATTCTACACCGGAATTAGGCTTTCATTTGAATAAAATTCTAATTGCAGAGGATAATGAAGTCAATAAATTTCTAATATTTAGAATACTGGAAAATGCTTTACCGGAGTCTGAATTAATCCATGCTGAAAATGGGGAGAAAGCTATTGAGGAATTCAAAAAGCACCGTCCCGACTTGGTGTTAATGGATATTCAAATGCCAGTTTTAAGTGGAATTGAAGCAAGCGAGATTATCAGAACGCTTGAAGATCCTGATACTAAAACACCTATAATAGCACTTTCAGCGGGCGTTCTGAAGGAAGAGAAAGAAAATGCTTTAGCAGCCGGGATAGACGATTTTCTAGAAAAACCTTTAATTCAGGATGATTTATTGAAAACATTAGAAAAACTCAAGCTAGGCGGAAGAATCAAAAGTAAACAGCCCGTGAAAGAACAATCTCATAAGCTGATGATTTTTAATAAGGAAGAGTTATTGAAACGCCTAAACCACAATGACGCCCATTATATTAGTTTCATCACCTTGGCTCAAGAAAATATGAAAACTTTTGAGCGACAGGTGAATGAAACTATTGAAATTGAAAATTTACAAGCTTTAAGAAATGTATTGCACAAACTAAAAGGTACTGCATTGGCAGCATGCTTTGAAAATCTAGCGCTATTGATTGACCAATTTGATAGGCCGAGCTTTTATAACAAGAAAGTAACCCAATATATGAAGTCCAAAATAATTCCTGAGCTGCACAAATTGATCAAGATTTTGCAAGAGGAGAAATGA
- a CDS encoding vWA domain-containing protein: protein MESNNWFSLDWFSPERLKAFEYEFPMAFYAMIALPIIYLLVEWLKSRFSPKVPVAFRGEGIGFQFSSILRFIPLILLLFSALLMLLALARPQQTNERVEQWTEGIDIMLVLDISESMKIQDFTPNRLEAAKQVANDFIDGRFQDRIGLTIFSGEAYSLSPLTTDYKMLKNQITDIDFKMMEASGTAIGSALAVGTNRMRESDSKSKVLILLSDGDNNAGNIDPETSAKLANAYGIKIYTIAIGKEGKVPYGKDFFGRTRYIENSMDVTGLKNIAKIGEGQFYRATDNQALEEVFSIIDQYEKAEIKETRYKNTKDYYDVYLKWAIVFFLLWMLTKTTYISNVLVD, encoded by the coding sequence ATGGAAAGTAATAATTGGTTTAGTTTAGATTGGTTTTCTCCTGAAAGACTTAAGGCTTTTGAATATGAATTTCCTATGGCTTTTTATGCCATGATTGCTCTACCCATTATATATTTATTGGTAGAATGGTTAAAAAGTAGATTCAGTCCCAAAGTACCGGTTGCCTTTAGAGGTGAAGGAATAGGCTTTCAATTTTCTTCTATTCTCCGATTTATTCCCTTAATTCTACTATTATTTTCAGCACTTTTAATGTTGTTAGCCTTAGCACGCCCGCAACAAACCAACGAGCGTGTAGAGCAATGGACTGAAGGTATTGATATTATGTTGGTATTGGATATCTCAGAGTCTATGAAGATTCAGGATTTCACGCCTAATCGCTTGGAGGCAGCTAAGCAAGTAGCCAATGATTTTATAGATGGTAGGTTTCAAGATAGAATAGGATTGACCATTTTCAGTGGTGAAGCTTACTCCTTATCTCCATTAACTACTGACTATAAAATGTTGAAAAATCAGATTACGGATATTGATTTTAAAATGATGGAAGCTTCAGGCACTGCAATTGGAAGTGCGCTGGCTGTGGGAACAAACAGAATGCGTGAATCTGATTCAAAATCCAAAGTCTTGATTTTATTAAGTGATGGCGATAACAATGCAGGAAATATTGATCCTGAAACTTCTGCAAAACTGGCCAATGCTTATGGTATTAAAATTTATACCATTGCAATTGGCAAGGAGGGTAAAGTGCCTTATGGAAAAGATTTCTTCGGGAGAACCCGTTACATTGAAAATTCAATGGATGTAACAGGACTTAAAAATATAGCCAAGATAGGTGAGGGGCAATTTTATAGAGCAACAGATAATCAAGCTTTGGAAGAAGTATTCAGTATAATTGACCAATACGAAAAAGCAGAAATCAAAGAAACTCGATACAAAAACACTAAAGATTATTATGATGTTTACCTGAAATGGGCGATTGTTTTTTTTCTGTTATGGATGCTGACCAAGACCACTTATATTTCGAATGTTTTGGTAGACTAA